The nucleotide sequence TGGTTCCTCTGGAGTGTAGGGATACCACTGTGGCATATCCTCTCCTGTGGAGTCCTTTCCGTTTGGATCTCCAGACCGTATAAAGTTTGCCCAGTAATTGCACATTTGACGGGCAAGGTCATAATGTTTGCCCACAAAAGGTCTCCAGCACTTGGCCAGTGTCTCAAAAAAGAACCATAAATCTACTGAGTGGAAGGTTCCTGGGTTGTCCCATCCTGGTATTTCAGCATCAAAATTATAGTAATACAGTGGTGTGTTTGACCCTGTATCGGCATTGGCCTTTGCAGCAACACGGATAGCGTATTCAAGTCCACTCACTGAGGCTCTATTTAATACTTCATCGAGGCTAGCTGAATCCGCCTTGCAAAGTGCAAGATACTCATCCGCATGGTCTCCGAACAATTGTACAGCTAAATCTCTGAACTCCTCAAAAGTCTTTACCTTAGGTATACTAAAAAACTCAGAGGAGGTATGTCCCAATAGCACCGGTACCCTCCAACGCTTGTTTTTTATGAAAAGATCATAGGCGTCACCTATGCTGAATTTATTATCAACCACCGTTCCCCAGAATCTGTTATACTCCAGAGCCTTATCACGGATATAAAATGCATCCAGCTTTCTAGCTTCATCTAGGGATGAAACTCCAAGAAACTCAAAGAATTTTACTCCTTCCTTTTCCTCATTTTGAAGGCAGCGTCCACCTCTTGGGAAAAAATTATTTGGGTAAGGAGAATTAAACATGCCGCTCTCAATAATAGCTCTTTGAAAAAGTCCTTCATTTTGTGGTGAGGTAAGTTGGCTTAGAACACTTCCTCCACCAGCAGACTGTCCTCCTATTGTAATATTATCAGGGTCCCCACCAAAAGCAGCAATATTGCGTTTAACCCATTGTACACCAAACTGCTGGTCCAAGTGACCGAAATTTGCAGGAGCCTCAGGAGCTTCAGCTGTGATTTCAGGATGACATAAAAATCCGAAAACATTTAGGCGGTAGTTGACAGTTACCACCACTATGCCTCTACGGGCTATTCGCTCTCCATCAAACTCCATTTCAGCTGTATGTCCAACCTGAAGTCCTCCTCCGAAGAACCATACAAAAACCGGAAGTTTCTCATGGGCACTGAATGCCGGTGTCCATACGTTTAAATACAGACAATCCTCATCCATAGGAATATCCGGATCTACAGCCCATTCTCTTGTGTATATATTATTTACATCTATAACCGTAGGTGCCTGCATAGATATGGGAGCGAACTCAAAGGCTTTTAGTACACCATCCCAATTCTTTGCTGGTAGTGGAGCACGCCAGCGGTTTTCACCTACAGGCGGTGCTGCAAATGGAATACCTTTAAAACTTGTTATACGTGGATCAGCTGCTGGCAATCCCTGAATTACACCATTTTCAACTTTTACTATTCTCAACATATTGATATCCTCCTCTCATTATTAAGAATAAGAGGATACCGGACCTTCTCATATCCGGTATCCTCTTTTAAGAGATATCAAGAAAACAATTTACAATTTCCTGATTCTCTATATCATCTAATCCGCGCCCCAATGGATTTGCGTCCGCATTTTAAATTTATTAAATTATTCCCAATGAATTAATAAATTCTATATTGTCCAGCTAACATCAGGAGGCTAAAGAAGTACAAGCAGTTATCATAGTATCTTCGTACTCCTTTTCGTAATGGAAGTTCCCAGAAATCCTTCACCCACTGTAGTCTGTATTTTCCTTTTGCAGCCAGTGACCCTGCAGCATTTGTAGCTATTATTGCAGTTGGATGCATTGCCTCTTCATCAAAGGCTTCCCCCTTGATAGTGTAGGCGTGATATTCTCCTAATTGGGTATTTTCACTAAAGAAAGCCTGAAGCTTATCAACTATTTCCCCCAAAGATTCATCTTTATTGAACCATGAAGCATCCAATCCTATATTCATGGCAACACGGTATGCATCAGAGTAAAACTCAAATTCCTTACCAAATAATAATTTTGGCCTTCCATCAAATTCCGCATATTCAGGAGCCATACCTGTAGTCTTATCACAGGAAAGATATAGATACTTACGGCTTTCCTCAGCGGCTTTTTTCCAAAACGCCCTATCCTCTTCATCTGCCATTATGGCAAAGAGCTCATAAAAGTGTGGTAAATGATAGGAAGGATCCGAAAACGGTGTTTCCGGTACAAATTTTATATAGTAATTTGAATTGTCCCACATTGGTTGTCCACCTTCAACTAGCTCATGTTGGTGGATACAATGCCTCAATATATCTCTAGCTTGTATACTATAATCAAAGGGTTTCGGTCCATCTCCCCACCTCTTGTGGGCAAAGAAAAGAGCCATAGCAAAATATTCCTCACCATCCGGTGCAGGCCCTTCGGCATTTTTGGTCCCATCGGGTTTGACGGACCAAGCAAAATAGCCCTTGTATTTGCCTTCCTTTTGATACATATATGTTTTAGAAAATAACCATAGTCTATCAAAGATATCTTTTCTATCCATTTGTACCGCCATCATCATTCCATAACTCATACCTTCCGTACGGGCATCGTTATTTCCTGTATCAAGCATATATCCCATATCTTCGCCCATTTCAAAATAAATTCTCTCTTCAGGGTCAAAAAACATAGTATTAAAGGTATTTTTTATTTTTTCATCTATCTTTTCCTGAGGAATACCAATCTCAGCAAAGAGATTGGTATATTCCCCAGTATAAAACGCACCCTTTTGCATAATTTCCCTCATTTCTATAGATATCCAATTCAAAAACCTTAATTTTAATTGATACTGTATAATTGACAATTGTTAATTTCATTGTTAACCCTTTACTGCACCTATGGTAACTCCCTTAACAAAATACTTCTGTAAAAATGGATATACCATTATAATAGGAAGGGAGGCAACAACGGTTACAGCTGCTTGCATTGAGGCAGGCGTAACAGTGTTAACAACAGTGGTAGTTCCTTGACCAAATATTGCTTGTTGGGATCTTTGGCTGGCTGCATTCATTGCAGAAGACAGCATCTTCATCATCTCATACTGAAGTGTTGTCAGATTATTATTACTGGAACAGTATATAAATGTATCAAACCAAGTGTTCCAGGCACCTACAGCACACCATAAAGCCACAGTTGCAAGAACGGGCTTACAGCACGGAAGTATTATTTGGAAAAAACATCTGAAGTGACCGGCACCATCGATAAATCCTGCTTCAACTAAACTTGATGGCAGGGATTGTATAAATGACTTCACAACAATAATATTAAAAACGCTAACCATTCCAGGTAAAATGTAAACCAGGAAATTATTAGTCAAGTGTAAATCCTTAATGAGGAAATAATTAGGAATCAAACCCGCAGATACATACATTGTCAGTACAAAATAACGAGTTGCAAACTTACGCAGCACAAATTCAGGTCTGGAAAGTACATATCCTACAAGTGCCGAAATAAATACACCCAGTATTGTTGATATTGCTGTACGCAATACAGAATTCATAGCGCCAATTACCAATAGTTGGTTTTTAAATACAGTTTCATAATTATAAGTTGAAAAAACTCTGGGCCATAAGGTTATGCCACCTCTTAATGTATCCTGTGCATTGTTGAATGATACCGCAATGGTATTCCAAAATGGATATAACATTACTACAATTATTGTTAACATAATTAGTGTGTTAATGGTGTTAAATATTATTGGTTCTATACTTCTTCTTCCAGTCTTTTTTCTGGCCATCTTGTTCCCTCCTTTACAGTATTGCCTCGTCATCAATTTTTCCCGATAAATAATTTGCACCCGCTACAAGGCCAATTGATATTACTGATTTAAAAATACCAGCTGCTGTTGCAAGTGAATAATTTCCGAGATTAATACCGTATTTCAGCACATATATATCAATGGTTTGGGAAACATCAAGCACAAGACCTCTGTTACCCAATAAATACGGTACTTCAAAACCTGAGTTCAATAACCATCCAATATTCATAACCAGGAGTACTATAATGGTGTTCCTAATTCCAGGAAGGGTGATATGCCACATTTTTCTAAAACGGTTTCCTCCATCTATTTCACAGGATTCATAAAGTTCCGGGTCAATAGATGACATGGCAGCTATATAAATAATGGAGTTCCATCCCATTTCTTTCCAAACGTTAGAGAATGTATTAATCCACCAGAAATACTTAGGTGTCCCAAGCCACAAAATTGGCTTATCAATTATACCTAAAGCCATCAATAAATTGTTTAATGTTCCATCTGAGGTGGACAAAACATTTGCAATAATTGAACATACTATAACCCAACTCAAAAAATGAGGTAAGTACGATATTGTCTGTGTTACACGCTTGAAGCCCATTCTTCGGACTTCATTCAGTAATAATGCAAATCCTATAGAAAAAATAAACCCAAATATTAAGTTTAAAGCAGACATAGCAACTGTATTTCTAAAGGCATTCCAAAATTCCGGTGCCTTAAATAAAAAACTAAACTGTTCTAGCCCAACAAATTTTGATCCAAAGTATCCCTTGCTAGGCTTGAAATTCTGAAAGGCCATAATCCAGCCTGACAGTGGCCAATAACTAAATATAAAAGTAATAATCATACACGGGATGATCATAATTAAGAGCTCTTTTTGTGCCTTAAATTTTTTCAGCCTACTTTCCCGCTTCAATAGTTTTGTGGTTTTTTCTTGTACTGCAAGATTCTTTTCACTCATCTCCATCTCTCCCATGTTTAGAATATTGTTTCCCAGTGATTGAAGAAATAAATATTTACATTTAACTATTGCTATAATAAATGGTGGAGAGAGGATTTTCCTCCGCCTCCACCATTAAATTGTATATCAAGCACTTATTTTCCTAACTTTTCCTTAATTATCTTGTTTACTTCATCTAAATAAGGTTGAGGATTGCTTGCATTGAAAGCATCTACAAATTCATCCCACAAGCTGTCAAACTTACTTGGGTCCACCATAATCAATTGTGGATAATACTTTCTGGTAACATCATTTAATGCAGTATTAGCTACTTTAGCTGCACTTCCGTCTTCAATAGCCATTGACCATATCGGATAGTACTTAGGTCTGTTAACAGGCTCAGATAATAACTGTGCTGGGTATTCAATATTTAAAGCTTTTAGGAAGTTCTTATCATAATCCTGCTGAGCTGCCATGTATTCTGCTACAGAGTCTCCAGGTCCACATGGACTTCCATCTTCATAAAGACCTTGCTTCTTTGGAGAATAATTCCAAAGATAATCACCTGTTAAATCACGTTTCTTTGCAGTATCGTTGTTTATGTCACGGCGTTCTTGTGTAAGAGCTTTATCATTATCTCCAACTTTTACCCAGTCCTTGCCTTCTACACCCCACTGTAAGTAATCCTGAACTTCTTTGTTCAATATCCAGTCATAGAATTCAAGTAGACGGTCAGGATCTTTACATTTCTTTGTAATTCCAATACCGTTGTTTCCGGTGATTGATCCATTTGGTGCATCTAGATAGCCATCCTGTACACCAGGGTTTGTAATTGGAACAGCAACATAAGTACGATTGTATTTTCCATCTGCTTTTAGTACATTTTCAGCGCTGAGGAAGTCCCAATACTGGTCAAACATACCAAGTACAGCACCTGAGGATATTCTTGATATATATTGGTCATAACTTTGAGTAAAAGTTTCACCTTCTATAATACCCTTGTGGAATTCTTCATTCAGCTTTTTATAGTAGTTTTTAGCAGTCTCTGTTGTCTGATAGAAATATGCAGTATCTGTCTTGTAATCTACTGTGGCATCACCATTGTTACCATCACCTAATAAATGCTGTGGAGCATTACGTAAGCAGAAATCTCTCCAGCCATCAGACAGTATTTCAAATCCAATAGTCTTTGCACCATCTATTGTTGGATGCTTGGCTTTATAATCCTCAATAAGCTGGAAGTATTCTTCAAGTGTTCTTGGAACTTTATAGCCGCCTTCTTCAATAACAGCCTTTTGAATATAGAAACCTGCACCTCCATTGTTAAACATTGGAGCAGCCTTTTGTCTTACACCATAAAGTTCAAGAATGTATACATGTCCATCTTTAGCAGTATTATATTCCAAAGATGGAGCATAATGAGCGTAAAGGTTTGGATAATTCTTCAATTTGTCCTCTAGCGGAATAAATGCACCGGCATCAATAAACTTTTGATTTTCAGCAAAAATAGCATCTGGATAGTCTTCGCCCGCAATCATTACTCCTACCTTTTGAGCTAAATCTCCTACAAGGAATTCATACTCAATAGTAACTCCTGTAAGCTCAGTAATTTTCTTTAGAACGGGGTTGTCCTTTGAAGGAGCAGTATTGGGGTCACGGATAAAAACTTTAAAAGTAATAGGATTGTTACGGCTAGCCAGCATTGGCAAACCTGTCTCTGGATCTCTTTCTATTTTACCCTCACCGACAGTAGTTTCAGTACCACTTTTCCCAGTGTCTTCGGTCTTTTTGTCTGAACTTTTACATGCAGTAAAAGAAACCGCCATAGATGCAACGATTACAGAAGCAATTAGTTTTGTAAACTTTTTCATCTTGAAAATCCCCTTTCCTTATTTATGAATTAATTTTAACATGGGGCATATTGTTAGTCATTCCAAAAAAAATACCTGAAACTCCAATTTTAAAACCTTTACATACTGGATTTACAAAATGACTTTCTACCTAAGTCCTGAATTTTTTCTGTATTCTGTAGGACTTATACCAATTTCTTGTGTAAACTTAACAACAAAGTACTTACTTTCGGAATAACCAACGGCTTCCGCTATCTCATAAATCCTCTTATCCGTATGAAGCAGAAGATTTTTTGCCTCTGCTATTCTAATGCTGTTAACATATTGTTTAAAATTCACACCGGTAGCCTTTTGAAAAGCTCTTCCCAAATAGGTAGCATTCACAAAAAACTTATCTGCAATTTCTTTCAAATTGATTTGTTCCATATAGTGCTGATGTACATACTCTATAACCTCCCGGCTAATACCCATATTAACCATTTTACATCTGTGTTCTACAAAATTTATACCATCATGAACTAAATCAAGAATCATTTCTTTCCACTTCATAAATGAAATAAAATGAGGATAATCAAACCATTCAGGACGAGTGAGAATTGCTTCATTTCCATTTTCAACATAGGTTACTTCTAAAGCATCAAGAAGGATATAATAAATTCTATAAGTTATTTCTCGTATCTCCTGAATTTCTAAATGAGCTTTTTCAATTTCTCCCATCAGTTTCTCAACAGATTTTATTAACTCAGCTTTATTATGAGATAAAAAGTACTGTTTTATCTCTTCCAGCTGCTTGCATCCAAAACATAATTTTTCACAAGTTCTTCTCAAGTCTGGTTTATATTCCATATATTCCATTTGTGAGAAAAAAAGCTCAGTCAGCATCCTATTCATATGATTTGAAAAATCCTCTTTAAAAGAATTCTCAATGTTATTAAAAATATAAGAATCAAAAAATATGGAACAGTTTATTTTTTTCTTCTTAAACATATCCAAAAGATAATTTCCAAAAGACCTTTTATTATTATTAAAGGGGGCAAGTATTTTATTAGGCAGTAGAAAGCTATATTGGCTGCCATTGGTATGAAACAGATGGTCTTCTGACGCATCTAATATGGTGGAAAGGCACTCTTTCATTATAACGTGAGGTTTTTTATCCTCCAAATCTTGAGAGCATGGTAAAAGAACACAGGTCATAAGTGTATAATCACAGAAGATTTTTCTGTCTATTGCTTCACCATTATATAAATTGCGAAGCTTATTAACCTGCTCACGTATCAACCTTAGCCGCATTTTATTATTGTATTCATCCAGCTTATTGTGAATTTCTTTAAGTAAAGGGATAATTTCATCTTCATCAATTGGCTTGTTCAAGTAAGCTTGCGCCCCATATTTCATAGCCTGTTTTGCGTAAGAAAATTCACTATAACTTGATAGCATAACTACCATTGTTTGAGAATAATCCCCTTGTTTAAGCTGGCTTAAGAATTGGAGCCCATCCATAATTGGCATTTGAACATCCAACAGGATTAAATCGGGTTTCACAAGAGGAAGTTTATCTAAAGCGTCTTGTCCATTCACTGCAGTATCCTTTACCTTAAAGCCGTATTCCTCAAATGGTATAGCCTTAGGTAGATATTCTCTTATAGCTTTTTCATCATCAACCAGTAAAATTGAATACATTAAAACTCCTCCTTTGAGTGGCGGACAGGAATGGATATACTTATTTTTGTTCCCTTCCCCTCCTGGCTCTGAACATCCATAGTAAAATCCTTACCGTAGTACAAACATAGGCGCTGATACACGTTATAAATTCCTACGCTATGAGTAAGCTTCTCGCCTCCCTTAAGCATGTTTTTTAGTTTCAACAGATTAGCCTCATCTATGCCTATACCATTATCTGTAACAGAAATAAACATCTGTTCGTCCATTATCTTTATACAAATCTCAACATTCCTATTGTAAGAAATGGCCTGCACCCCATGAACACATGCATTTTCTACTAATGGTTGAATAATGAGCTTTGGTAACATACAGTTTTCAGCTGCCTCATCAACTATAATACTATACTCAAATTCGTCTTCAAACCTGTATTTCTGTATATACAAAAATTCTTCCAAGAATTTTATGTCCTCACTTAAAAGTATAATATCTTCGTCCCAATTGATTAAACGCCTAAACATCTTTGATACATATTTTATTATTCTTGCAGTTTCAGTCTCCTCTTTTACAATTGCTTTTAGTCGTATACATTCCAGAGTATTAAACATAAAATGTGGATTAACTTGACTTTGTAAAGCCAATAGTTTCGCTTGCGCATTTTCTCGCTCTAAATGTGCTTTATTGATACGGGCAGTATATTTTTCATCAATCAAAATCTGAAGCTGTTCACTCATCTTATTTATACTTTCTGCAAGGACACCTATCTCATCTCTGCCTATATTATCCTCACTTATCTTAGCAAAATTACCCAAGGCTATATTCTTTGACAATCTAACTAAAAGTTTAATTCTCTTGGTAATATTACTTGCCACTATCATTATGCAAAAGAAGGCCAACAACATACTTCCGAATCCTATTAAAGTAGTTTTCCATCTCATTTTAGTAAATTCCTTTGAAATGATATTACTATCGTAGAAACCATACAATGAGAGCGGCAAATCTCTGAGAGGCTGCTTTAAAACAACAATTCCCTTCTCTAAATCCTTATCTGAAAATATATCGAAAGCCCCAAATTCACTGTAAGTATTTGCAGAGGCAATAATTCTGTTATCTTTGTCTACCAAAACCATGTTATCAAATAAATCGCTATCCCTGAGCATTGAGGAAATATATGATAAATTG is from Clostridium thermarum and encodes:
- a CDS encoding carboxylesterase/lipase family protein; translated protein: MLRIVKVENGVIQGLPAADPRITSFKGIPFAAPPVGENRWRAPLPAKNWDGVLKAFEFAPISMQAPTVIDVNNIYTREWAVDPDIPMDEDCLYLNVWTPAFSAHEKLPVFVWFFGGGLQVGHTAEMEFDGERIARRGIVVVTVNYRLNVFGFLCHPEITAEAPEAPANFGHLDQQFGVQWVKRNIAAFGGDPDNITIGGQSAGGGSVLSQLTSPQNEGLFQRAIIESGMFNSPYPNNFFPRGGRCLQNEEKEGVKFFEFLGVSSLDEARKLDAFYIRDKALEYNRFWGTVVDNKFSIGDAYDLFIKNKRWRVPVLLGHTSSEFFSIPKVKTFEEFRDLAVQLFGDHADEYLALCKADSASLDEVLNRASVSGLEYAIRVAAKANADTGSNTPLYYYNFDAEIPGWDNPGTFHSVDLWFFFETLAKCWRPFVGKHYDLARQMCNYWANFIRSGDPNGKDSTGEDMPQWYPYTPEEPYGMLFGHKAEFVREEPSDIMKFLINEYFKKK
- a CDS encoding glycosyl hydrolase family 8; this translates as MQKGAFYTGEYTNLFAEIGIPQEKIDEKIKNTFNTMFFDPEERIYFEMGEDMGYMLDTGNNDARTEGMSYGMMMAVQMDRKDIFDRLWLFSKTYMYQKEGKYKGYFAWSVKPDGTKNAEGPAPDGEEYFAMALFFAHKRWGDGPKPFDYSIQARDILRHCIHQHELVEGGQPMWDNSNYYIKFVPETPFSDPSYHLPHFYELFAIMADEEDRAFWKKAAEESRKYLYLSCDKTTGMAPEYAEFDGRPKLLFGKEFEFYSDAYRVAMNIGLDASWFNKDESLGEIVDKLQAFFSENTQLGEYHAYTIKGEAFDEEAMHPTAIIATNAAGSLAAKGKYRLQWVKDFWELPLRKGVRRYYDNCLYFFSLLMLAGQYRIY
- a CDS encoding carbohydrate ABC transporter permease produces the protein MARKKTGRRSIEPIIFNTINTLIMLTIIVVMLYPFWNTIAVSFNNAQDTLRGGITLWPRVFSTYNYETVFKNQLLVIGAMNSVLRTAISTILGVFISALVGYVLSRPEFVLRKFATRYFVLTMYVSAGLIPNYFLIKDLHLTNNFLVYILPGMVSVFNIIVVKSFIQSLPSSLVEAGFIDGAGHFRCFFQIILPCCKPVLATVALWCAVGAWNTWFDTFIYCSSNNNLTTLQYEMMKMLSSAMNAASQRSQQAIFGQGTTTVVNTVTPASMQAAVTVVASLPIIMVYPFLQKYFVKGVTIGAVKG
- a CDS encoding ABC transporter permease, whose amino-acid sequence is MSEKNLAVQEKTTKLLKRESRLKKFKAQKELLIMIIPCMIITFIFSYWPLSGWIMAFQNFKPSKGYFGSKFVGLEQFSFLFKAPEFWNAFRNTVAMSALNLIFGFIFSIGFALLLNEVRRMGFKRVTQTISYLPHFLSWVIVCSIIANVLSTSDGTLNNLLMALGIIDKPILWLGTPKYFWWINTFSNVWKEMGWNSIIYIAAMSSIDPELYESCEIDGGNRFRKMWHITLPGIRNTIIVLLVMNIGWLLNSGFEVPYLLGNRGLVLDVSQTIDIYVLKYGINLGNYSLATAAGIFKSVISIGLVAGANYLSGKIDDEAIL
- a CDS encoding extracellular solute-binding protein, with protein sequence MKKFTKLIASVIVASMAVSFTACKSSDKKTEDTGKSGTETTVGEGKIERDPETGLPMLASRNNPITFKVFIRDPNTAPSKDNPVLKKITELTGVTIEYEFLVGDLAQKVGVMIAGEDYPDAIFAENQKFIDAGAFIPLEDKLKNYPNLYAHYAPSLEYNTAKDGHVYILELYGVRQKAAPMFNNGGAGFYIQKAVIEEGGYKVPRTLEEYFQLIEDYKAKHPTIDGAKTIGFEILSDGWRDFCLRNAPQHLLGDGNNGDATVDYKTDTAYFYQTTETAKNYYKKLNEEFHKGIIEGETFTQSYDQYISRISSGAVLGMFDQYWDFLSAENVLKADGKYNRTYVAVPITNPGVQDGYLDAPNGSITGNNGIGITKKCKDPDRLLEFYDWILNKEVQDYLQWGVEGKDWVKVGDNDKALTQERRDINNDTAKKRDLTGDYLWNYSPKKQGLYEDGSPCGPGDSVAEYMAAQQDYDKNFLKALNIEYPAQLLSEPVNRPKYYPIWSMAIEDGSAAKVANTALNDVTRKYYPQLIMVDPSKFDSLWDEFVDAFNASNPQPYLDEVNKIIKEKLGK
- a CDS encoding response regulator transcription factor, with amino-acid sequence MYSILLVDDEKAIREYLPKAIPFEEYGFKVKDTAVNGQDALDKLPLVKPDLILLDVQMPIMDGLQFLSQLKQGDYSQTMVVMLSSYSEFSYAKQAMKYGAQAYLNKPIDEDEIIPLLKEIHNKLDEYNNKMRLRLIREQVNKLRNLYNGEAIDRKIFCDYTLMTCVLLPCSQDLEDKKPHVIMKECLSTILDASEDHLFHTNGSQYSFLLPNKILAPFNNNKRSFGNYLLDMFKKKKINCSIFFDSYIFNNIENSFKEDFSNHMNRMLTELFFSQMEYMEYKPDLRRTCEKLCFGCKQLEEIKQYFLSHNKAELIKSVEKLMGEIEKAHLEIQEIREITYRIYYILLDALEVTYVENGNEAILTRPEWFDYPHFISFMKWKEMILDLVHDGINFVEHRCKMVNMGISREVIEYVHQHYMEQINLKEIADKFFVNATYLGRAFQKATGVNFKQYVNSIRIAEAKNLLLHTDKRIYEIAEAVGYSESKYFVVKFTQEIGISPTEYRKNSGLR
- a CDS encoding sensor histidine kinase, producing MPLFIQNTFYYSDAEKNIQNEMLQRLTQNLSEKAGKVEGCISGTITLSVRYNANEELYKFLDTSYTNSLNYINRYQNHVKNLLFSDLPYNPQVSQLIIYSDNPTLLNGAIVRKLESAHFDTFEEKLLDYRLDPLNSSPNGLKMRIALTPLKLISSNNRSLSIIRPLKNYPTYSKYEKCIRIDINLSYISSMLRDSDLFDNMVLVDKDNRIIASANTYSEFGAFDIFSDKDLEKGIVVLKQPLRDLPLSLYGFYDSNIISKEFTKMRWKTTLIGFGSMLLAFFCIMIVASNITKRIKLLVRLSKNIALGNFAKISEDNIGRDEIGVLAESINKMSEQLQILIDEKYTARINKAHLERENAQAKLLALQSQVNPHFMFNTLECIRLKAIVKEETETARIIKYVSKMFRRLINWDEDIILLSEDIKFLEEFLYIQKYRFEDEFEYSIIVDEAAENCMLPKLIIQPLVENACVHGVQAISYNRNVEICIKIMDEQMFISVTDNGIGIDEANLLKLKNMLKGGEKLTHSVGIYNVYQRLCLYYGKDFTMDVQSQEGKGTKISISIPVRHSKEEF